A DNA window from Paramormyrops kingsleyae isolate MSU_618 chromosome 10, PKINGS_0.4, whole genome shotgun sequence contains the following coding sequences:
- the LOC111847949 gene encoding transcription factor 7-like 2 isoform X2 codes for MPQLNSGGGDDFGANDEMISFKDEGEQDEKIQENAQTESDLADLKSSLVNESEINLNPNSGADQGVVRRGQQGEHGVLTGKHADPADGSKHQDRDRYKASAFSGYQFMMLSDPYSGSLSASSNSMPVVQQQHGMHPLSSLRPYSSEPFRPSSPQLPTDASQKPGVHRPQCQDITAFYSLPPGSVGQIPHPMGWQSQPVCPLSSCGFGQSYSPSHPCSSSFARFPHSFMLGPSSMHATGIPHPAIVPPTGKQDEDEPCDRNTYSKPQCESRQEREPKKPVIKKPLNAFMLYMKEMRAKVIAECTLKESAAINQILGRRWHALSREEQAKYYELARKERQLHMQLYPSWSARDNYVSVNPPPGNVNGRTEELPHLILRGRRKRGRERSSRTPAQVPICNGPGRRGSDASSPMKCRARFGLSQQTDWCGPCRRKKKCIRYLQGEGECGSRPSSNGSAVELPCSPADTPAPCCPQSCRSVHALSALRTLQSLHTASESFSGAAPSGSASIALSLLSPCSASTRTNQWERAQ; via the exons atgcctcAGCTCAATAGCGGCGGAGGGGACGATTTCGGAGCTAACGATGAAATGATTTCTTTTAAGGATGAAGGAGAGCAAGACGAGAAGATCCAAGAAAACGCACAGACCGAAAGCGATTTGGCGGACCTGAAATCGTCTTTGGTGAACGAATCAGAAATAAACCTGAATCCGAATTCAGGAGCAGACCAGGGG GTGGTCAGACGGGGACAGCAGGGCGAGCACGGAGTCCTTACGGGCAAACATGCGGATCCTGCCGATG ggTCCAAACATCAAGACAGAGATCGATACAAAGCATCCGCCTTTTCAGGATACCAGTTCATGATGCTGTCTGACCCATACAGCGGATCTCTGTCAGCGTCG TCAAACAGCATGCCCGTGGTCCAGCAGCAGCACGGGATGCACCCCCTCAGCTCGCTGCGGCCATACTCCAGCGAACCCTTCCGGCCCAGTTCTCCACAGCTGCCCACAGATGCGAGTCAGAAGCCAG GTGTTCACAGGCCACAGTGCCAGGACATAACAGCGTTTTATTCCCTTCCTCCAGGCAGCGTGGGACAGATCCCACATCCCATGGGCTG GCAAAGCCAGCCTGTCTGTCCGCTGTCCTCCTGCGGCTTTGGCCAATCTTACTCCCCCAGCCACCCTTGCAGCTCCTCCTTTGCTCG GTTTCCTCATTCTTTTATGTTGGGACCTTCAAGCATGCATGCAACAGGTATACCCCACCCTGCCatagtgccccctactggcaaACAGGATGAGGATGAACCATGTGACAGAAATACTTACTC AAAGCCACAGTGTGAgagcaggcaggagagggaACCCAAAAAGCCAGTGATCAAGAAGCCACTGAACGCCTTCATGCTCTACATGAAGGAGATGCGGGCCAAAGTAATCGCAGAGTGCACTCTGAAGGAGAGTGCGGCCATCAACCAGATCCTGGGCCGGAGG TGGCACGCGCTGTCCAGGGAGGAGCAGGCCAAGTACTACGAGCTGGCCAGGAAAGAAAGGCAGCTTCACATGCAGCTCTACCCCAGCTGGTCTGCCCGGGACAACTACGTGAGTGTCAATCCCCCCCCCGGGAACGTAAACGGGAGGACAGAGGAGCTACCTCACCTCATCTTAAG GGGAAGaagaaaaagaggaagagagagaagcAGCAGGACGCCAGCTCAGGTGCCTATCTGTAACGGGCCGGGTCGCAGGGGCAGCG ACGCCAGCTCTCCTATGAAATGCCGGGCCCGGTTTGGCCTCAGTCAGCAGACAGACTGGTGTGGTCCCTGCAG GAGGAAAAAGAAGTGCATTCGCTACCTACAGGGAGAAGGAGAGTGTGGGAGCCGCCCTTCTTCCAACGGCAGTGCTGTAGAATTACCTTGCTCCCCGGCCGACacccctgccccctgctgtcctcAGTCTTGCCGGAGCGTGCACGCCCTCTCCGCCCTGAGAACCCTTCAGAGTCTCCACACTGCCTCCGAAAGCTTTAGTGGCGCCGCTCCCTCAGGCTCCGCCTCCATTGCACTCTCATTGTTATCACCCTGCTCTGCCAGCACCAGAACAAACCAATGGGAACGAGCGCAGTGA
- the LOC111847949 gene encoding transcription factor 7-like 2 isoform X3, whose product MPQLNSGGGDDFGANDEMISFKDEGEQDEKIQENAQTESDLADLKSSLVNESEINLNPNSGADQGVVRRGQQGEHGVLTGKHADPADGSKHQDRDRYKASAFSGYQFMMLSDPYSGSLSASSNSMPVVQQQHGMHPLSSLRPYSSEPFRPSSPQLPTDASQKPGVHRPQCQDITAFYSLPPGSVGQIPHPMGWQSQPVCPLSSCGFGQSYSPSHPCSSSFARFPHSFMLGPSSMHATGIPHPAIVPPTGKQDEDEPCDRNTYSRKPQCESRQEREPKKPVIKKPLNAFMLYMKEMRAKVIAECTLKESAAINQILGRRWHALSREEQAKYYELARKERQLHMQLYPSWSARDNYGKKKKRKREKQQDASSDASSPMKCRARFGLSQQTDWCGPCRRKKKCIRYLQGEGECGSRPSSNGSAVELPCSPADTPAPCCPQSCRSVHALSALRTLQSLHTASESFSGAAPSGSASIALSLLSPCSASTRTNQWERAQ is encoded by the exons atgcctcAGCTCAATAGCGGCGGAGGGGACGATTTCGGAGCTAACGATGAAATGATTTCTTTTAAGGATGAAGGAGAGCAAGACGAGAAGATCCAAGAAAACGCACAGACCGAAAGCGATTTGGCGGACCTGAAATCGTCTTTGGTGAACGAATCAGAAATAAACCTGAATCCGAATTCAGGAGCAGACCAGGGG GTGGTCAGACGGGGACAGCAGGGCGAGCACGGAGTCCTTACGGGCAAACATGCGGATCCTGCCGATG ggTCCAAACATCAAGACAGAGATCGATACAAAGCATCCGCCTTTTCAGGATACCAGTTCATGATGCTGTCTGACCCATACAGCGGATCTCTGTCAGCGTCG TCAAACAGCATGCCCGTGGTCCAGCAGCAGCACGGGATGCACCCCCTCAGCTCGCTGCGGCCATACTCCAGCGAACCCTTCCGGCCCAGTTCTCCACAGCTGCCCACAGATGCGAGTCAGAAGCCAG GTGTTCACAGGCCACAGTGCCAGGACATAACAGCGTTTTATTCCCTTCCTCCAGGCAGCGTGGGACAGATCCCACATCCCATGGGCTG GCAAAGCCAGCCTGTCTGTCCGCTGTCCTCCTGCGGCTTTGGCCAATCTTACTCCCCCAGCCACCCTTGCAGCTCCTCCTTTGCTCG GTTTCCTCATTCTTTTATGTTGGGACCTTCAAGCATGCATGCAACAGGTATACCCCACCCTGCCatagtgccccctactggcaaACAGGATGAGGATGAACCATGTGACAGAAATACTTACTC TAGAAAGCCACAGTGTGAgagcaggcaggagagggaACCCAAAAAGCCAGTGATCAAGAAGCCACTGAACGCCTTCATGCTCTACATGAAGGAGATGCGGGCCAAAGTAATCGCAGAGTGCACTCTGAAGGAGAGTGCGGCCATCAACCAGATCCTGGGCCGGAGG TGGCACGCGCTGTCCAGGGAGGAGCAGGCCAAGTACTACGAGCTGGCCAGGAAAGAAAGGCAGCTTCACATGCAGCTCTACCCCAGCTGGTCTGCCCGGGACAACTAC GGGAAGaagaaaaagaggaagagagagaagcAGCAGGACGCCAGCTCAG ACGCCAGCTCTCCTATGAAATGCCGGGCCCGGTTTGGCCTCAGTCAGCAGACAGACTGGTGTGGTCCCTGCAG GAGGAAAAAGAAGTGCATTCGCTACCTACAGGGAGAAGGAGAGTGTGGGAGCCGCCCTTCTTCCAACGGCAGTGCTGTAGAATTACCTTGCTCCCCGGCCGACacccctgccccctgctgtcctcAGTCTTGCCGGAGCGTGCACGCCCTCTCCGCCCTGAGAACCCTTCAGAGTCTCCACACTGCCTCCGAAAGCTTTAGTGGCGCCGCTCCCTCAGGCTCCGCCTCCATTGCACTCTCATTGTTATCACCCTGCTCTGCCAGCACCAGAACAAACCAATGGGAACGAGCGCAGTGA
- the LOC111847949 gene encoding transcription factor 7-like 2 isoform X4: MPQLNSGGGDDFGANDEMISFKDEGEQDEKIQENAQTESDLADLKSSLVNESEINLNPNSGADQGVVRRGQQGEHGVLTGKHADPADGSKHQDRDRYKASAFSGYQFMMLSDPYSGSLSASSNSMPVVQQQHGMHPLSSLRPYSSEPFRPSSPQLPTDASQKPGVHRPQCQDITAFYSLPPGSVGQIPHPMGWQSQPVCPLSSCGFGQSYSPSHPCSSSFARFPHSFMLGPSSMHATGIPHPAIVPPTGKQDEDEPCDRNTYSKPQCESRQEREPKKPVIKKPLNAFMLYMKEMRAKVIAECTLKESAAINQILGRRWHALSREEQAKYYELARKERQLHMQLYPSWSARDNYGKKKKRKREKQQDASSDASSPMKCRARFGLSQQTDWCGPCRRKKKCIRYLQGEGECGSRPSSNGSAVELPCSPADTPAPCCPQSCRSVHALSALRTLQSLHTASESFSGAAPSGSASIALSLLSPCSASTRTNQWERAQ; encoded by the exons atgcctcAGCTCAATAGCGGCGGAGGGGACGATTTCGGAGCTAACGATGAAATGATTTCTTTTAAGGATGAAGGAGAGCAAGACGAGAAGATCCAAGAAAACGCACAGACCGAAAGCGATTTGGCGGACCTGAAATCGTCTTTGGTGAACGAATCAGAAATAAACCTGAATCCGAATTCAGGAGCAGACCAGGGG GTGGTCAGACGGGGACAGCAGGGCGAGCACGGAGTCCTTACGGGCAAACATGCGGATCCTGCCGATG ggTCCAAACATCAAGACAGAGATCGATACAAAGCATCCGCCTTTTCAGGATACCAGTTCATGATGCTGTCTGACCCATACAGCGGATCTCTGTCAGCGTCG TCAAACAGCATGCCCGTGGTCCAGCAGCAGCACGGGATGCACCCCCTCAGCTCGCTGCGGCCATACTCCAGCGAACCCTTCCGGCCCAGTTCTCCACAGCTGCCCACAGATGCGAGTCAGAAGCCAG GTGTTCACAGGCCACAGTGCCAGGACATAACAGCGTTTTATTCCCTTCCTCCAGGCAGCGTGGGACAGATCCCACATCCCATGGGCTG GCAAAGCCAGCCTGTCTGTCCGCTGTCCTCCTGCGGCTTTGGCCAATCTTACTCCCCCAGCCACCCTTGCAGCTCCTCCTTTGCTCG GTTTCCTCATTCTTTTATGTTGGGACCTTCAAGCATGCATGCAACAGGTATACCCCACCCTGCCatagtgccccctactggcaaACAGGATGAGGATGAACCATGTGACAGAAATACTTACTC AAAGCCACAGTGTGAgagcaggcaggagagggaACCCAAAAAGCCAGTGATCAAGAAGCCACTGAACGCCTTCATGCTCTACATGAAGGAGATGCGGGCCAAAGTAATCGCAGAGTGCACTCTGAAGGAGAGTGCGGCCATCAACCAGATCCTGGGCCGGAGG TGGCACGCGCTGTCCAGGGAGGAGCAGGCCAAGTACTACGAGCTGGCCAGGAAAGAAAGGCAGCTTCACATGCAGCTCTACCCCAGCTGGTCTGCCCGGGACAACTAC GGGAAGaagaaaaagaggaagagagagaagcAGCAGGACGCCAGCTCAG ACGCCAGCTCTCCTATGAAATGCCGGGCCCGGTTTGGCCTCAGTCAGCAGACAGACTGGTGTGGTCCCTGCAG GAGGAAAAAGAAGTGCATTCGCTACCTACAGGGAGAAGGAGAGTGTGGGAGCCGCCCTTCTTCCAACGGCAGTGCTGTAGAATTACCTTGCTCCCCGGCCGACacccctgccccctgctgtcctcAGTCTTGCCGGAGCGTGCACGCCCTCTCCGCCCTGAGAACCCTTCAGAGTCTCCACACTGCCTCCGAAAGCTTTAGTGGCGCCGCTCCCTCAGGCTCCGCCTCCATTGCACTCTCATTGTTATCACCCTGCTCTGCCAGCACCAGAACAAACCAATGGGAACGAGCGCAGTGA
- the LOC111847949 gene encoding transcription factor 7-like 2 isoform X1 yields the protein MPQLNSGGGDDFGANDEMISFKDEGEQDEKIQENAQTESDLADLKSSLVNESEINLNPNSGADQGVVRRGQQGEHGVLTGKHADPADGSKHQDRDRYKASAFSGYQFMMLSDPYSGSLSASSNSMPVVQQQHGMHPLSSLRPYSSEPFRPSSPQLPTDASQKPGVHRPQCQDITAFYSLPPGSVGQIPHPMGWQSQPVCPLSSCGFGQSYSPSHPCSSSFARFPHSFMLGPSSMHATGIPHPAIVPPTGKQDEDEPCDRNTYSRKPQCESRQEREPKKPVIKKPLNAFMLYMKEMRAKVIAECTLKESAAINQILGRRWHALSREEQAKYYELARKERQLHMQLYPSWSARDNYVSVNPPPGNVNGRTEELPHLILRGRRKRGRERSSRTPAQVPICNGPGRRGSDASSPMKCRARFGLSQQTDWCGPCRRKKKCIRYLQGEGECGSRPSSNGSAVELPCSPADTPAPCCPQSCRSVHALSALRTLQSLHTASESFSGAAPSGSASIALSLLSPCSASTRTNQWERAQ from the exons atgcctcAGCTCAATAGCGGCGGAGGGGACGATTTCGGAGCTAACGATGAAATGATTTCTTTTAAGGATGAAGGAGAGCAAGACGAGAAGATCCAAGAAAACGCACAGACCGAAAGCGATTTGGCGGACCTGAAATCGTCTTTGGTGAACGAATCAGAAATAAACCTGAATCCGAATTCAGGAGCAGACCAGGGG GTGGTCAGACGGGGACAGCAGGGCGAGCACGGAGTCCTTACGGGCAAACATGCGGATCCTGCCGATG ggTCCAAACATCAAGACAGAGATCGATACAAAGCATCCGCCTTTTCAGGATACCAGTTCATGATGCTGTCTGACCCATACAGCGGATCTCTGTCAGCGTCG TCAAACAGCATGCCCGTGGTCCAGCAGCAGCACGGGATGCACCCCCTCAGCTCGCTGCGGCCATACTCCAGCGAACCCTTCCGGCCCAGTTCTCCACAGCTGCCCACAGATGCGAGTCAGAAGCCAG GTGTTCACAGGCCACAGTGCCAGGACATAACAGCGTTTTATTCCCTTCCTCCAGGCAGCGTGGGACAGATCCCACATCCCATGGGCTG GCAAAGCCAGCCTGTCTGTCCGCTGTCCTCCTGCGGCTTTGGCCAATCTTACTCCCCCAGCCACCCTTGCAGCTCCTCCTTTGCTCG GTTTCCTCATTCTTTTATGTTGGGACCTTCAAGCATGCATGCAACAGGTATACCCCACCCTGCCatagtgccccctactggcaaACAGGATGAGGATGAACCATGTGACAGAAATACTTACTC TAGAAAGCCACAGTGTGAgagcaggcaggagagggaACCCAAAAAGCCAGTGATCAAGAAGCCACTGAACGCCTTCATGCTCTACATGAAGGAGATGCGGGCCAAAGTAATCGCAGAGTGCACTCTGAAGGAGAGTGCGGCCATCAACCAGATCCTGGGCCGGAGG TGGCACGCGCTGTCCAGGGAGGAGCAGGCCAAGTACTACGAGCTGGCCAGGAAAGAAAGGCAGCTTCACATGCAGCTCTACCCCAGCTGGTCTGCCCGGGACAACTACGTGAGTGTCAATCCCCCCCCCGGGAACGTAAACGGGAGGACAGAGGAGCTACCTCACCTCATCTTAAG GGGAAGaagaaaaagaggaagagagagaagcAGCAGGACGCCAGCTCAGGTGCCTATCTGTAACGGGCCGGGTCGCAGGGGCAGCG ACGCCAGCTCTCCTATGAAATGCCGGGCCCGGTTTGGCCTCAGTCAGCAGACAGACTGGTGTGGTCCCTGCAG GAGGAAAAAGAAGTGCATTCGCTACCTACAGGGAGAAGGAGAGTGTGGGAGCCGCCCTTCTTCCAACGGCAGTGCTGTAGAATTACCTTGCTCCCCGGCCGACacccctgccccctgctgtcctcAGTCTTGCCGGAGCGTGCACGCCCTCTCCGCCCTGAGAACCCTTCAGAGTCTCCACACTGCCTCCGAAAGCTTTAGTGGCGCCGCTCCCTCAGGCTCCGCCTCCATTGCACTCTCATTGTTATCACCCTGCTCTGCCAGCACCAGAACAAACCAATGGGAACGAGCGCAGTGA
- the LOC111847949 gene encoding lymphoid enhancer-binding factor 1-like isoform X5, protein MPQLNSGGGDDFGANDEMISFKDEGEQDEKIQENAQTESDLADLKSSLVNESEINLNPNSGADQGVVRRGQQGEHGVLTGKHADPADGSKHQDRDRYKASAFSGYQFMMLSDPYSGSLSASSNSMPVVQQQHGMHPLSSLRPYSSEPFRPSSPQLPTDASQKPGVHRPQCQDITAFYSLPPGSVGQIPHPMGWQSQPVCPLSSCGFGQSYSPSHPCSSSFARFPHSFMLGPSSMHATGIPHPAIVPPTGKQDEDEPCDRNTYSRKPQCESRQEREPKKPVIKKPLNAFMLYMKEMRAKVIAECTLKESAAINQILGRRWHALSREEQAKYYELARKERQLHMQLYPSWSARDNYVSVNPPPGNVNGRTEELPHLILRGRRKRGRERSSRTPAQVPICNGPGRRGSGQYCLAQEEKEVHSLPTGRRRVWEPPFFQRQCCRITLLPGRHPCPLLSSVLPERARPLRPENPSESPHCLRKL, encoded by the exons atgcctcAGCTCAATAGCGGCGGAGGGGACGATTTCGGAGCTAACGATGAAATGATTTCTTTTAAGGATGAAGGAGAGCAAGACGAGAAGATCCAAGAAAACGCACAGACCGAAAGCGATTTGGCGGACCTGAAATCGTCTTTGGTGAACGAATCAGAAATAAACCTGAATCCGAATTCAGGAGCAGACCAGGGG GTGGTCAGACGGGGACAGCAGGGCGAGCACGGAGTCCTTACGGGCAAACATGCGGATCCTGCCGATG ggTCCAAACATCAAGACAGAGATCGATACAAAGCATCCGCCTTTTCAGGATACCAGTTCATGATGCTGTCTGACCCATACAGCGGATCTCTGTCAGCGTCG TCAAACAGCATGCCCGTGGTCCAGCAGCAGCACGGGATGCACCCCCTCAGCTCGCTGCGGCCATACTCCAGCGAACCCTTCCGGCCCAGTTCTCCACAGCTGCCCACAGATGCGAGTCAGAAGCCAG GTGTTCACAGGCCACAGTGCCAGGACATAACAGCGTTTTATTCCCTTCCTCCAGGCAGCGTGGGACAGATCCCACATCCCATGGGCTG GCAAAGCCAGCCTGTCTGTCCGCTGTCCTCCTGCGGCTTTGGCCAATCTTACTCCCCCAGCCACCCTTGCAGCTCCTCCTTTGCTCG GTTTCCTCATTCTTTTATGTTGGGACCTTCAAGCATGCATGCAACAGGTATACCCCACCCTGCCatagtgccccctactggcaaACAGGATGAGGATGAACCATGTGACAGAAATACTTACTC TAGAAAGCCACAGTGTGAgagcaggcaggagagggaACCCAAAAAGCCAGTGATCAAGAAGCCACTGAACGCCTTCATGCTCTACATGAAGGAGATGCGGGCCAAAGTAATCGCAGAGTGCACTCTGAAGGAGAGTGCGGCCATCAACCAGATCCTGGGCCGGAGG TGGCACGCGCTGTCCAGGGAGGAGCAGGCCAAGTACTACGAGCTGGCCAGGAAAGAAAGGCAGCTTCACATGCAGCTCTACCCCAGCTGGTCTGCCCGGGACAACTACGTGAGTGTCAATCCCCCCCCCGGGAACGTAAACGGGAGGACAGAGGAGCTACCTCACCTCATCTTAAG GGGAAGaagaaaaagaggaagagagagaagcAGCAGGACGCCAGCTCAGGTGCCTATCTGTAACGGGCCGGGTCGCAGGGGCAGCGGTCAGTACTGCCTGGCTCAG GAGGAAAAAGAAGTGCATTCGCTACCTACAGGGAGAAGGAGAGTGTGGGAGCCGCCCTTCTTCCAACGGCAGTGCTGTAGAATTACCTTGCTCCCCGGCCGACacccctgccccctgctgtcctcAGTCTTGCCGGAGCGTGCACGCCCTCTCCGCCCTGAGAACCCTTCAGAGTCTCCACACTGCCTCCGAAAGCTTTAG
- the LOC111847949 gene encoding transcription factor 7-like 2 isoform X7: MPQLNSGGGDDFGANDEMISFKDEGEQDEKIQENAQTESDLADLKSSLVNESEINLNPNSGADQGVVRRGQQGEHGVLTGKHADPADGSKHQDRDRYKASAFSGYQFMMLSDPYSGSLSASSNSMPVVQQQHGMHPLSSLRPYSSEPFRPSSPQLPTDASQKPGVHRPQCQDITAFYSLPPGSVGQIPHPMGWQSQPVCPLSSCGFGQSYSPSHPCSSSFARFPHSFMLGPSSMHATGIPHPAIVPPTGKQDEDEPCDRNTYSRKPQCESRQEREPKKPVIKKPLNAFMLYMKEMRAKVIAECTLKESAAINQILGRRWHALSREEQAKYYELARKERQLHMQLYPSWSARDNYVSVNPPPGNVNGRTEELPHLILRGRRKRGRERSSRTPAQVPICNGPGRRGSGGKRSAFATYREKESVGAALLPTAVL; this comes from the exons atgcctcAGCTCAATAGCGGCGGAGGGGACGATTTCGGAGCTAACGATGAAATGATTTCTTTTAAGGATGAAGGAGAGCAAGACGAGAAGATCCAAGAAAACGCACAGACCGAAAGCGATTTGGCGGACCTGAAATCGTCTTTGGTGAACGAATCAGAAATAAACCTGAATCCGAATTCAGGAGCAGACCAGGGG GTGGTCAGACGGGGACAGCAGGGCGAGCACGGAGTCCTTACGGGCAAACATGCGGATCCTGCCGATG ggTCCAAACATCAAGACAGAGATCGATACAAAGCATCCGCCTTTTCAGGATACCAGTTCATGATGCTGTCTGACCCATACAGCGGATCTCTGTCAGCGTCG TCAAACAGCATGCCCGTGGTCCAGCAGCAGCACGGGATGCACCCCCTCAGCTCGCTGCGGCCATACTCCAGCGAACCCTTCCGGCCCAGTTCTCCACAGCTGCCCACAGATGCGAGTCAGAAGCCAG GTGTTCACAGGCCACAGTGCCAGGACATAACAGCGTTTTATTCCCTTCCTCCAGGCAGCGTGGGACAGATCCCACATCCCATGGGCTG GCAAAGCCAGCCTGTCTGTCCGCTGTCCTCCTGCGGCTTTGGCCAATCTTACTCCCCCAGCCACCCTTGCAGCTCCTCCTTTGCTCG GTTTCCTCATTCTTTTATGTTGGGACCTTCAAGCATGCATGCAACAGGTATACCCCACCCTGCCatagtgccccctactggcaaACAGGATGAGGATGAACCATGTGACAGAAATACTTACTC TAGAAAGCCACAGTGTGAgagcaggcaggagagggaACCCAAAAAGCCAGTGATCAAGAAGCCACTGAACGCCTTCATGCTCTACATGAAGGAGATGCGGGCCAAAGTAATCGCAGAGTGCACTCTGAAGGAGAGTGCGGCCATCAACCAGATCCTGGGCCGGAGG TGGCACGCGCTGTCCAGGGAGGAGCAGGCCAAGTACTACGAGCTGGCCAGGAAAGAAAGGCAGCTTCACATGCAGCTCTACCCCAGCTGGTCTGCCCGGGACAACTACGTGAGTGTCAATCCCCCCCCCGGGAACGTAAACGGGAGGACAGAGGAGCTACCTCACCTCATCTTAAG GGGAAGaagaaaaagaggaagagagagaagcAGCAGGACGCCAGCTCAGGTGCCTATCTGTAACGGGCCGGGTCGCAGGGGCAGCG GAGGAAAAAGAAGTGCATTCGCTACCTACAGGGAGAAGGAGAGTGTGGGAGCCGCCCTTCTTCCAACGGCAGTGCTGTAG
- the LOC111847949 gene encoding lymphoid enhancer-binding factor 1-like isoform X6, with protein sequence MPQLNSGGGDDFGANDEMISFKDEGEQDEKIQENAQTESDLADLKSSLVNESEINLNPNSGADQGVVRRGQQGEHGVLTGKHADPADGSKHQDRDRYKASAFSGYQFMMLSDPYSGSLSASSNSMPVVQQQHGMHPLSSLRPYSSEPFRPSSPQLPTDASQKPGVHRPQCQDITAFYSLPPGSVGQIPHPMGWQSQPVCPLSSCGFGQSYSPSHPCSSSFARFPHSFMLGPSSMHATGIPHPAIVPPTGKQDEDEPCDRNTYSRKPQCESRQEREPKKPVIKKPLNAFMLYMKEMRAKVIAECTLKESAAINQILGRRWHALSREEQAKYYELARKERQLHMQLYPSWSARDNYVSVNPPPGNVNGRTEELPHLILRGRRKRGRERSSRTPAQEEKEVHSLPTGRRRVWEPPFFQRQCCRITLLPGRHPCPLLSSVLPERARPLRPENPSESPHCLRKL encoded by the exons atgcctcAGCTCAATAGCGGCGGAGGGGACGATTTCGGAGCTAACGATGAAATGATTTCTTTTAAGGATGAAGGAGAGCAAGACGAGAAGATCCAAGAAAACGCACAGACCGAAAGCGATTTGGCGGACCTGAAATCGTCTTTGGTGAACGAATCAGAAATAAACCTGAATCCGAATTCAGGAGCAGACCAGGGG GTGGTCAGACGGGGACAGCAGGGCGAGCACGGAGTCCTTACGGGCAAACATGCGGATCCTGCCGATG ggTCCAAACATCAAGACAGAGATCGATACAAAGCATCCGCCTTTTCAGGATACCAGTTCATGATGCTGTCTGACCCATACAGCGGATCTCTGTCAGCGTCG TCAAACAGCATGCCCGTGGTCCAGCAGCAGCACGGGATGCACCCCCTCAGCTCGCTGCGGCCATACTCCAGCGAACCCTTCCGGCCCAGTTCTCCACAGCTGCCCACAGATGCGAGTCAGAAGCCAG GTGTTCACAGGCCACAGTGCCAGGACATAACAGCGTTTTATTCCCTTCCTCCAGGCAGCGTGGGACAGATCCCACATCCCATGGGCTG GCAAAGCCAGCCTGTCTGTCCGCTGTCCTCCTGCGGCTTTGGCCAATCTTACTCCCCCAGCCACCCTTGCAGCTCCTCCTTTGCTCG GTTTCCTCATTCTTTTATGTTGGGACCTTCAAGCATGCATGCAACAGGTATACCCCACCCTGCCatagtgccccctactggcaaACAGGATGAGGATGAACCATGTGACAGAAATACTTACTC TAGAAAGCCACAGTGTGAgagcaggcaggagagggaACCCAAAAAGCCAGTGATCAAGAAGCCACTGAACGCCTTCATGCTCTACATGAAGGAGATGCGGGCCAAAGTAATCGCAGAGTGCACTCTGAAGGAGAGTGCGGCCATCAACCAGATCCTGGGCCGGAGG TGGCACGCGCTGTCCAGGGAGGAGCAGGCCAAGTACTACGAGCTGGCCAGGAAAGAAAGGCAGCTTCACATGCAGCTCTACCCCAGCTGGTCTGCCCGGGACAACTACGTGAGTGTCAATCCCCCCCCCGGGAACGTAAACGGGAGGACAGAGGAGCTACCTCACCTCATCTTAAG GGGAAGaagaaaaagaggaagagagagaagcAGCAGGACGCCAGCTCAG GAGGAAAAAGAAGTGCATTCGCTACCTACAGGGAGAAGGAGAGTGTGGGAGCCGCCCTTCTTCCAACGGCAGTGCTGTAGAATTACCTTGCTCCCCGGCCGACacccctgccccctgctgtcctcAGTCTTGCCGGAGCGTGCACGCCCTCTCCGCCCTGAGAACCCTTCAGAGTCTCCACACTGCCTCCGAAAGCTTTAG